In Vitis vinifera cultivar Pinot Noir 40024 chromosome 11, ASM3070453v1, a genomic segment contains:
- the LOC100245409 gene encoding aspartic proteinase CDR1, with the protein MATISIFVHTFFHSLFFTILLSVSVTSTTTTAMTDTKPLRLVTGLIHQDSILSSYQSLDRNNVERRRTRRAAFITDEIQANMVADDRGQAFLVNFSVGRPPVPQLVGIDTGSDLLWVQCRPCADCFRQSTPIFDPSKSSTYVDLSYDSPICPNSPQKKYNHLNQCIYNASYADGSTSSGNLATEDIVFETSDQGTVTVSSVVFGCGHSNRGRFDGQQSGILGLSAGDQSIVSRLGSRFSYCIGDLFDPHYTHNQLVLGDGVKMEGSSTPFHTFNGFYYVTLEGISVGETRLDINPEVFQRTESGQGGVVMDSGTTATFLAKDGFDPLSNEIQRLVRGHFQQVIYRTIPGWLCYKGRVNEDLRGFPELAFHFAEGADLVLDANSLFVQKNQDVFCLAVLESNLKNIGSVIGIMAQQHYNVAYDLIGKRVYFQRTDCELLED; encoded by the coding sequence ATGGCAACCATATCCATATTTGTTCATACCTTCTTCCATTCCTTATTTTTCACCATCCTTCTCTCAGTCTCAGTGACCAGCACCACCACCACAGCCATGACCGACACGAAACCCCTACGATTAGTCACCGGTCTCATTCACCAAGACTCCATTCTCTCCTCCTATCAGAGTCTAGACAGAAATAATGTTGAACGAAGAAGAACCCGGAGGGCTGCTTTTATCACTGATGAAATCCAAGCTAATATGGTGGCTGATGACCGCGGCCAAGCCTTCCTTGTGAATTTCTCAGTAGGCCGACCGCCGGTTCCACAGTTAGTGGGCATCGACACTGGCAGCGACCTACTTTGGGTGCAATGTCGCCCCTGTGCTGACTGTTTCAGACAGTCCACCCCTATTTTCGATCCCTCAAAGTCATCAACATATGTGGACTTGTCGTATGATTCTCCCATATGCCCCAATTCGCCACAAAAGAAGTACAATCACCTAAACCAGTGTATTTATAATGCGTCATACGCAGATGGCAGCACAAGCTCTGGAAACCTCGCCACTGAAGATATTGTTTTCGAGACATCAGACCAAGGCACAGTCACTGTCTCTTCTGTGGTATTTGGCTGTGGGCACTCGAACCGGGGTCGCTTCGATGGGCAACAAAGTGGAATACTTGGACTAAGTGCCGGGGATCAATCTATAGTTTCTCGATTAGGTTCAAGATTCTCTTACTGCATTGGCGACCTTTTTGATCCTCATTACACCCATAACCAATTAGTTCTCGGAGATGGGGTTAAGATGGAAGGCTCTTCAACGCCATTCCACACATTTAATGGCTTCTACTATGTAACCCTAGAAGGGATAAGTGTAGGAGAAACAAGGCTTGATATTAACCCAGAAGTCTTTCAGAGGACGGAGTCCGGCCAAGGAGGAGTGGTCATGGACTCTGGAACGACCGCAACATTCTTAGCCAAAGATGGATTCGACCCACTTAGCAATGAAATTCAGAGGTTGGTGCGAGGGCACTTCCAGCAAGTGATATATCGTACCATTCCGGGATGGCTGTGCTACAAGGGAAGAGTGAATGAAGACCTCAGAGGGTTTCCAGAGCTGGCATTTCACTTTGCTGAAGGGGCTGACTTAGTGCTAGACGCAAACAGTTTGTTTGTTCAGAAAAATCAAGATGTTTTTTGCCTTGCTGTCTTGGAAAGCAATCTCAAGAATATTGGGTCTGTGATTGGGATTATGGCTCAGCAACATTATAATGTGGCATATGACCTTATTGGAAAAAGGGTATATTTCCAAAGGACAGATTGTGAACTTCTTGAGGATTGA
- the LOC109123385 gene encoding retrovirus-related Pol polyprotein from transposon RE2 has protein sequence MTESSFTAGPSSQPSFTELPSQALHAPDHPPWMDLSTQISSLGTPYLQRAKALADELNEASRPLAPAEFNAIIYRNIGCDYHVIITALNLRSEPVSFHELHGQLIAHEILLKSSTDLPQANMPISALLMTITDMTNSMLVMDKDQVSKKILLQGPSEDGVYTFRPNVKQAFTVEAPTMDEWHAALGHPQRCIHLKLQRTLQISRGFTLKVYLHYPRVLLEIQSSPLTMPLSSHSPIPQQSPSSYSTTDHPLSLIVDLTHYLAQLNVVSSTSTSPPQIHLMQLRFSTMQKRHACLSTKAKNYLITEPQTFTQAKPYAEWCDAMQSEINVLLQNHTWVLVSRPPVANIIGSKWVYQTKRKANREIDRFKARLVAKGYSQQPSIDYTKTFNLVVKATTIRTILSIATSSNWPIRQLDISNEFLHGFIDSNIYMEQPIGFQDSSHLDYVFQDLGSLHFFLGIEAQFSTSGLLITQQKYITDLLANSNMFNCKPCHTPMSTSPSLSKLSGDPLSNAEQYRQVVGSLQYITLTKPDISFSINKLSQFMHQPTQEHWTTIKRLLRYLKATVGFGLFFSKHSTLDLQCFTDSDWGGCPDDR, from the exons CATATTTGCAACGTGCTAAAGCTCTAGCTGATGAGCTAAATGAGGCAAGTCGTCCTCTTGCCCCAGCAGAATTTAATGCAATAATCTATCGCAATATTGGCTGTGACTATCATGTCATTATTACTGCCTTAAATCTTCGTTCTGAACCAGTGTCATTTCATGAACTCCATGGTCAACTTATAGCTCATGAAATTTTACTTAAGAGCTCTACTGATCTTCCTCAAGCAAACATG CCAATCTCAGCATTGCTCATGACTATAACGGACATGACCAACTCCATGTTGGTAATGGACAAG GATCAGGTGTCTAAGAAAATCCTCCTACAGGGCCCAAGTGAAGATGGAGTGTACACTTTTCGCCCTAATGTTAAGCAAGCATTTACAGTTGAAGCACCAACCATGGACGAATGGCATGCTGCTTTGGGACATCCTCAACGGTGTATC CATCTCAAGCTCCAAAGGACTCTTCAAATTTCCCGTGGCTTCACATTAAAAGTGTACCTCCATTATCCACGGGTTCTGTTGGAAATTCAG TCCTCACCTTTGACCATGCCACTCTCCTCTCACTCTCCTATCCCACAACAATCACCTTCCTCATATTCAACCACCGATCATCCACTATCTCTTATTGTTGATCTCACCCATTATCTAGCTCAATTGAATGTTGTGTCTTCTACCTCAACCTCTCCTCCTCAAATTCACCTCATGCAGCTTCGTTTTTCCACCATGCAAAAACGACATGCTTGTCTTTCCACCAAAGCTAAAAATTACCTTATCACAGAACCACAAACCTTCACTCAAGCCAAACCATATGCTGAATGGTGTGATGCAATGCAAAGTGAAATTAACGTCTTGCTTCAGAATCATACATGGGTTCTTGTTTCTCGACCTCCAGTTGCGAATATCATTGGTAGTAAATGGGTTTATCAAACTAAAAGGAAAGCTAATAGGGAGATAGATCGGTTTAAGGCTCGGCTCGTTGCGAAGGGTTACTCGCAGCAGCCTAGTATTGACTACACTAAGACCTTTAATCTTGTGGTTAAAGCTACTACAATTCGGACTATTTTATCAATTGCTACTTCTTCAAATTGGCCAATCCGCCAACTTGATATCTCAAATGAGTTTTTACACGGTTTTATtgattcaaatatttatatggagCAGCCCATTGGCTTTCAAGACTCTTCACATCTAGACTATGTGT TTCAAGACCTTGGAtcccttcatttcttcttgGGTATTGAGGCACAATTTTCGACTAGTGGTCTTCTCATCACCCAACAAAAGTACATTACTGATCTGCTGGCCAATTCTAACATGTTTAACTGCAAGCCTTGTCATACACCTATGTCGACCAGCCCTTCACTTTCCAAACTCTCTGGTGATCCTTTATCAAATGCAGAGCAATATCGCCAAGTGGTTGGATCCTTGCAGTACATTACTCTTACCAAACCTGATATCTCATTCTCGATCAATAAAttatctcaatttatgcatCAGCCCACTCAAGAGCATTGGACAACAATTAAGAGGTTGTTGCGTTATCTTAAGGCTACTGTTGGTTTCGGTTTGTTCTTCTCCAAGCATTCCACTCTTGATTTGCAATGCTTCACTGACAGTGATTGGGGTGGTTGCCCCGATGATCGTTGA